A genomic segment from Chanos chanos chromosome 2, fChaCha1.1, whole genome shotgun sequence encodes:
- the LOC115806153 gene encoding protein eva-1 homolog C, whose product MSPPWSFSWSGCFLCFLLAVCTHPAWSAPDFSDYLHTILKNHTAHGCDGETLSIRCPSKTSVAILSAFYGRRVPSQHLCPSKNPNITDESTDCMSPLAVQKVMSECQDRRACQIPVMSPVFGEDPCPETSKYILVSYKCRPEHHRIKTVCENERMKLACKNDTVLAIYSASFGHLPHGTHGCSQEIEVKPDMECLAPSALRKVSRRCHGRTNCSVLADAQSFGDPCFPGTRKHLRVSFTCVPKYLLEDVGRGSTDPFLISDLTHGGWYTGPGVVRPQNIFTNSLEIFSHIQGLPETVALYFVSGICAGLVFLLCLFGLKSTLVRDMKDLVSELGDEIKATRRSRRGLIEDFDDDGSLDSSFRRLTHSYRTADMFSPEMIMTVVMEERREDDRDKMEVPNGDIWPHSNSSPYAIHKIKASSA is encoded by the exons ATGTCTCCTCCATGGAGCTTTAGCTGGTCCGGCTGTTTTCTGTGCTTTCTCCTGGCTGTCTGCACGCACCCTGCATGGTCAGCTCCGGATTTTTCTG ATTACCTCCATACCATCCTGAAAAATCACACCGCCCATGGTTGTGATGGGGAGACTCTCTCCATCAGGTGCCCCTCAAAAACCTCGGTGGccattctctctgctttctaCGGACGCCGTGTGCCAAGTCAGCACTTATGTCCCTCCAAAAATCCCAACATCACGGATGAGAGCACCGACTGCATGTCCCCTCTGGCTGTTCAG AAGGTGATGTCAGAGTGCCAGGACAGAAGGGCATGTCAGATACCAGTGATGAGCCCAGTGTTTGGAGAGGACCCCTGCCCTGAGACCAGCAAATACATCCTCGTCTCCTACAAGTGCAGACCAG agcATCATCGCAtaaagacagtgtgtgagaatgagaggaTGAAACTGGCTTGTAAGAATGATACAGTCCTTGCCATTTATTCTGCTTCGTTTGGGCATCTGCCTCATGGGACTCATGGCTGCTCTCAGGAAATTGAAGTCAAGCCTGACATGG AATGCTTGGCCCCATCCGCTCTGAGAAAGGTGTCGCGAAGGTGTCATGGTAGGACTAACTGCTCTGTGTTGGCTGATGCCCAGAGTTTTGGAGACCCCTGTTTTCCTGGCACCAGAAAACACCTCCGTGTGTCCTTCACGTGCG TTCCTAAATATCTCTTGGAGGATGTGGGACGTGGATCTACAGACCCATTCTTGATCTCAGACTTAACACATG GAGGCTGGTACACTGGCCCTGGCGTAGTCAGacctcaaaacattttcaccaACTCTCTGGAAATTTTTTCACACATTCAGG GACTCCCAGAGACGGTTGCTTTGTACTTTGTCTCTGGGATCTGTGCTGGTTTGGTCTTCCTGTTATGTTTGTTTGGCCTGAAGTCCACACTGGTGAGAGACATGAAGGACCTTGTCTCTGAGCTAGGAGATGAGATCAAGGCAACTCGCAGATCCCGCAGGGGGCTGATCGAGGATTTCGACGACGACGGTTCGTTGGACTCCTCTTTCCGTCGCCTCACGCATTCATACCGTACAGCGGACATGTTCAGTCCCGAGATGATAATGACAGTGGTCAtggaagagaggagggaggatgACAGAGACAAAATGGAAGTGCCAAACGGAGACATCTGGCCCCACAGCAACTCTAGCCCTTACGCCATTCATAAAATCAAAGCCTCTTCCGCTTAA